A section of the Cydia splendana chromosome 1, ilCydSple1.2, whole genome shotgun sequence genome encodes:
- the LOC134798607 gene encoding dystrophin, isoforms A/C/F/G/H-like, with amino-acid sequence MAEEEDGRELSPRIDALKELYNRLGAQVTESKTRLENALLTAREIHNDLGALGAWLDGLGAGVGRQTLELEMSRMEAVKDKLNANHREYAKSCDPASLAELREQVDEINARWERLKKHGVTKDDSSPQKFLDDVARELASPATLTDAKLRALDGELRVRANDIRATNDPALVKQLDKLIADVAAPRGYERVSDTVKRRLEPAPSPPAAAAAPSPQPKRSRIPLALRSPVPVRRELQQRAGSAPSTPVTPRRDSSTFNLLADSELFTQISRDKVEVEPPQKVERPKAERPTHVVAVREREIVKATIGSVEPESGEEALQFIPRRAEVVEVVDDTVEPAERSREKRPSVDLGTEPKTFVVEVKTLEHRMKPTLGILKRRSTDDDKPKSVKISMAAPDVIPSLEPQEGTNTPPPTPMDGAVGQCPLMFDLSLRQHAAQLNLRRDEVNEYLILDEVPREQPALPEPSATDELATHVPETTPKEKESVIKDANKEQQVESSEQVTTDEIAHEIPQKSPAESSDEFNKIPKEQSEVPHLEDKSSDGAEEVIYSEVEDMPQSRSSAELPLCTSTPLKEMQTDVQPRRERDSKSPSPRRSHIPLSRERLRLHTDRLQGSEPESPPLSPVSAGSRGSPPLSPLSPLEGPAPDSLLGALGAAPDEELEEYEAAATAAARRMDVMMVTVGAVDAEKDPGKRLEILKNQLGALAPEAAALISRGDSLVYARHATSPLLAEYVRTHSDRLRNKWAQVMAEIEAKRNVAIRAEDNIKELNTLLESLQRWLKRLEGDIKAERGLVKEEFLDREGDVERVSELCRALRAARVGYPERAVADLGQAWTRARQLYEATHKPKRDKKGKIDASEALCGEYVTRANRCRERVAAVARLLQAPPLGTRDYDEFPLQEDALAKVKSSISELEAVVAETESVFTSLNQQPSDNAQATRVRRKLQTEWTALQDNYKERRERWTRCQAEWAALYAALEACGAWLDNAERSLQQARNSQEPLKDLKQKLRDLEQQMTLRSTSVSAARAGGRAVLGACGGALARGVQDQLEQLLARWLKAAADLQALQHKYDHTILDDSTRRARGVRRRAGAGRAGPARAAAGQVAQGGRRPAGAAAQVRPYYTR; translated from the exons ATGGCCGAAGAGGAGGACGGACGCGAACTGTCACCCCGCATCGACGCCCTAAAGGAACTGTACAACCGGCTCGGCGCACAAGTCACCGAGTCCAAGACTAGGTTGGAAAATGCCTTGCTAACTGCCAGAGAGATACATAACGATCTAGGGGCCTTAGGGGCCTGGCTAGACGGACTAGGAGCCGGCGTCGGCCGCCAGACCTTAGAGCTCGAAATGTCCCGTATGGAAGCCGTTAAAGACAAACTGAACGCCAACCACCGCGAGTACGCCAAGAGCTGCGACCCCGCCAGCCTCGCAGAGCTACGCGAACAAGTAGATGAAATCAATGCGCGATGGGAGCGATTGAAAAAACACGGAGTAACCAAAGATGATAGCTCTCCTCAGAAATTCTTAGATGATGTCGCGCGAGAGCTAGCCAGCCCGGCGACCCTAACAGATGCTAAATTACGCGCGTTGGATGGAGAACTACGCGTGCGCGCCAACGATATCCGTGCGACGAACGATCCAGCCCTCGTCAAGCAACTGGATAAATTGATTGCCGACGTCGCG GCGCCGCGCGGCTACGAGCGCGTGTCCGACACCGTGAAGCGGCGGCTCGAGCCCGCGCCCTCcccccccgccgccgccgccgcgccctcCCCGCAGCCCAAGCGCTCGCGGATCCCGCTCGCACTGCGCAGCCCCGTGCCCGTGCGCCGGGAGCTGCAGCAGCGCGCCGGCTCCGCCCCCTCCACCCCCGTCACCCCTCGCCGCGACAGCAGCACCTTCAACCTACTCGCAGACAGCGAACTCTTCACGCAGATATCCCGAGACAAAGTAGAAGTCGAGCCGCCCCAGAAAGTCGAGCGACCGAAAGCGGAACGACCGACGCATGTCGTAGCTGTTCGGGAGCGCGAGATCGTCAAAGCCACTATCGGTTCTGTCGAACCGGAGTCCGGTGAGGAGGCTCTACAGTTCATCCCGCGACGCGCCGAGGTAGTAGAGGTTGTAGACGACACTGTCGAGCCGGCCGAGCGGTCGCGTGAGAAACGCCCGTCTGTCGACCTCGGCACGGAGCCGAAAACGTTCGTCGTTGAAGTCAAAACTTTAGAGCACCGGATGAAACCGACTCTAGGCATACTGAAGCGCCGAAGCACCGATGACGACAAACCTAAATCGGTCAAGATTAGTATGGCCGCCCCTGATGTCATACCGTCATTAGAACCTCAGGAAGGTACAAACACACCTCCACCGACACCCATGGATGGCGCAGTAGGCCAATGCCCGTTGATGTTCGATCTAAGCTTGAGGCAGCACGCGGCACAGTTGAACCTTCGTAGGGATGAAGTCAACGAGTATCTGATCCTGGATGAAGTACCGAGAGAACAGCCGGCGTTGCCTGAACCTTCTGCTACTGATGAGCTCGCCACACATGTGCCTGAAACTACTCCTAAAGAGAAAGAGAGTGTCATCAAAGATGCTAACAAAGAACAACAAGTAGAATCGTCTGAACAAGTTACCACAGATGAGATAGCCCATGAGATACCGCAGAAGTCCCCAGCTGAATCATCAGACGAATTTAATAAGATACCAAAAGAGCAATCTGAAGTCCCACACCTTGAGGACAAATCTAGCGACGGTGCCGAAGAGGTCATTTACTCTGAAGTCGAAGACATGCCTCAG TCCCGAAGTTCGGCGGAGCTGCCGTTGTGCACGTCCACGCCGCTGAAGGAGATGCAGACGGACGTGCAGCCCAGGAGGGAGAGGGACAGCAAGAGCCCCAGCCCGCGACGGTCGCATATTCCGTTGAGTCGGGAGCGCCTGCGCTTGCATACTGACCGACTGCAAGGATCGGAACCTGAG TCGCCGCCATTATCCCCCGTGTCCGCCGGCTCTCGCGGCTCGCCCCCGCTCTCCCCGCTGTCCCCGCTGGAGGGCCCCGCCCCTGATAGCCTGTTGGGGGCACTAGGTGCTGCCCCTGATGAGGAACTTGAGGAGTACGAGGCAGCGGCAACTGCGGCTGCGAGAAGGATGGACGTCATGATGGTCACTGTAGGGGCTGTCGACGCGGAAAAGGACCCCGGCAAGCGGCTTGAG ATCCTGAAGAACCAGCTAGGCGCTCTGGCGCCTGAGGCAGCCGCGTTGATCTCCCGCGGCGACAGCCTAGTGTACGCTCGCCATGCGACCAGTCCTTTACTGGCAGAATATGTCCGTACTCACTCGGACAGGTTGCGGAATAAATGGGCGCAGGTCATGGCCGAGATCGAGGCCAAGAGGAACGTCGCCATCAGAGCCGAG GACAACATCAAAGAACTCAACACCCTCCTGGAAAGCCTGCAGCGCTGGCTGAAGCGCCTCGAAGGCGACATCAAAGCTGAGCGCGGTCTCGTGAAGGAGGAGTTCCTCGATCGGGAGGGCGATGTCGAACGAGTGTCGGAGCTGTGTCGAGCTCTACGGGCAGCTAGAGTTGGATATCCGGAGAGAGCTGTGGCGGACTTAGGACAAGCATGGACCAGAGCGAGACAGCTTTATGAGGCCACTCACAAACCCAAGCGGGACAAGAAGGGCAAGATC GACGCAAGCGAAGCCCTATGCGGCGAATACGTGACGCGCGCGAATCGTTGTCGTGAACGTGTGGCCGCCGTCGCGCGTTTACTGCAGGCGCCGCCGCTCGGCACGAGAGATTACGACGAATTTCCTTTACAAGAGGATGCTTTAGCG AAAGTGAAGTCGTCCATCTCCGAACTGGAGGCCGTGGTGGCTGAAACCGAGAGCGTGTTCACTTCGCTCAACCAACAACCGAGCGACAACGCTCAAGCGACACGCGTGAGACGCAAACTACAAACCGAGTGGACCGCACTTCAGGACAACTACAAGGAGCGCCGCGAGAG ATGGACTCGCTGTCAAGCAGAATGGGCAGCTTTATACGCGGCGCTAGAAGCGTGTGGAGCCTGGTTAGACAACGCCGAGCGTTCATTGCAGCAGGCCCGGAATAGTCAAGAACCTCTTAAAGATTTGAAACAGAAGCTCAGAGATCTCGAACAGCAG